The Microscilla marina ATCC 23134 genome includes a window with the following:
- a CDS encoding glycosyltransferase family 4 protein — translation MDTLKKDTNSPTNPVPQARPMKIGIEAQRVFRPHKHGMDIVALELIRHLQKIDQYNEYFVFVKPDADPCLQSQDNFTVIEVNAKTYLDWEQLSLPKAIKKSGIELMHFTSNTASLRCPVPTVITLHDVIFLEKRRAQGTLYQKLGHVYRRWNVPRAVRKAEKILTVSNYEKTQITNKLPRIKDKVVVAHNGVAAKFKKLDQHQELMKGLQPKSFVFYLGNQAPKKNMGNALRGYAQYAQSVASPLPLVIAETSEEQLADWLSSLNLPQLTQHILLTGYIPNANITLWYNQAKVFLYPSLRESFGLPILEAMACGTPVITSNTSAMPEVANGCGLLVDPHQPDEIAQAIGQLASDEALEQSLIEKGLENVKNFTWEAHAQTSLDVYREIVLKETSN, via the coding sequence ATGGATACATTAAAAAAAGATACGAACTCACCCACCAACCCTGTTCCACAGGCACGCCCCATGAAAATAGGCATAGAAGCCCAAAGGGTTTTTCGTCCACATAAGCACGGCATGGACATAGTGGCGCTGGAGCTCATCCGTCATTTGCAAAAAATAGATCAATACAACGAATATTTTGTTTTTGTAAAACCCGATGCCGACCCTTGCCTTCAAAGTCAGGACAATTTTACGGTGATAGAAGTAAACGCCAAAACTTACCTCGATTGGGAACAACTTTCACTGCCCAAAGCCATCAAAAAATCAGGCATTGAACTCATGCACTTTACCAGTAATACCGCCTCTTTGAGATGCCCGGTACCCACAGTAATTACGCTGCATGATGTTATTTTTCTGGAAAAAAGGCGCGCTCAAGGTACACTCTACCAAAAACTAGGGCATGTGTATCGGCGCTGGAACGTGCCCAGAGCGGTGCGTAAAGCCGAAAAGATACTGACTGTATCGAACTACGAAAAAACCCAGATTACGAACAAACTCCCCCGCATTAAAGACAAAGTAGTAGTGGCGCATAATGGGGTAGCCGCCAAGTTTAAAAAACTAGACCAACACCAGGAATTGATGAAGGGTTTACAACCCAAAAGTTTTGTTTTTTATTTGGGAAACCAAGCCCCCAAAAAAAATATGGGCAATGCTTTGCGTGGCTATGCTCAATACGCTCAAAGTGTAGCTTCTCCCTTACCTTTGGTCATAGCCGAAACCAGCGAAGAGCAGCTGGCCGATTGGCTCAGCTCATTGAATTTGCCTCAGCTTACCCAACATATTTTGCTGACTGGATATATTCCCAATGCCAATATCACTTTATGGTACAATCAAGCAAAGGTGTTTTTGTACCCATCACTGCGCGAAAGTTTTGGTTTACCCATCCTGGAAGCTATGGCTTGTGGTACTCCTGTGATCACGTCTAACACTTCGGCTATGCCAGAAGTAGCCAATGGTTGTGGGCTATTGGTTGACCCACACCAACCCGACGAGATAGCCCAAGCTATAGGACAGCTTGCGAGTGATGAAGCCCTGGAACAATCGCTGATAGAAAAAGGGCTGGAAAACGTAAAAAACTTTACCTGGGAGGCCCATGCCCAAACCTCACTGGACGTTTATCGCGAGATTGTCCTCAAAGAAACTAGCAATTAA
- a CDS encoding glycosyltransferase — protein sequence MWILTIFISFILGYLTLSVSYYGLFCVASLFFKTTKYTIEELEAVKKSSFVILLPAYKEDGVIVDTVQNVLKQNYPKELYTIAVLADQLQPETLEALHQLPVQVIEVKFEKSTKAKSLNFAFQHLKEHDIAVILDADNHIEADFLLKSNLAYVQGGHRIIQAHRTAKNQENDMAQLDAISEELNNSMFRTGHQVLGLPAALIGSGMVMDFNIYREHMQAIDAIGGFDKELELSLIKDKTLPHNKIYYLNDAMVYDEKVSDAKVFGRQRTRWISAQIKYGVKGAPSGLVQLLKGNFAYFDKVLQFWLPPRLLLLGGLGLLTCLSPLLGLPYFIYTAGLFASLILFLTLALPRKFRTYKTLYAFRKLPLTFFSMLKALFNFRKGFKSFLPTPHQHSQKK from the coding sequence ATGTGGATTCTAACTATTTTTATTTCCTTCATACTTGGTTACCTCACCCTTTCGGTGAGTTACTATGGCTTATTTTGTGTGGCCAGTTTGTTTTTCAAAACAACCAAGTACACTATCGAAGAACTTGAAGCAGTAAAAAAATCAAGCTTTGTAATATTACTGCCTGCCTACAAAGAAGATGGGGTGATTGTAGACACGGTACAAAATGTACTCAAACAAAATTACCCCAAAGAACTATACACCATTGCAGTGCTTGCCGATCAGCTCCAGCCCGAAACTCTGGAGGCACTTCACCAATTGCCGGTACAGGTAATAGAGGTTAAATTTGAAAAAAGTACCAAAGCCAAGTCACTCAACTTTGCTTTTCAGCACTTGAAAGAACACGACATAGCCGTAATATTAGATGCTGATAATCACATAGAAGCCGACTTTTTGCTCAAATCTAACCTTGCCTACGTGCAAGGAGGGCACCGTATTATTCAGGCACACCGCACCGCCAAAAACCAAGAGAACGACATGGCACAGTTAGACGCCATCAGCGAAGAGCTCAACAACTCTATGTTTCGTACCGGGCACCAGGTATTGGGCTTGCCTGCTGCGCTCATTGGCTCTGGAATGGTGATGGACTTTAACATTTACCGTGAACACATGCAGGCAATTGATGCCATTGGCGGGTTTGACAAGGAACTGGAACTGAGCCTGATCAAGGACAAGACTTTGCCTCATAACAAAATATATTACCTCAATGATGCCATGGTATACGACGAAAAAGTCTCAGACGCCAAGGTATTTGGCAGACAACGTACTCGCTGGATATCGGCACAAATAAAGTATGGGGTAAAAGGAGCACCAAGTGGGTTGGTACAGCTATTGAAAGGCAACTTTGCTTACTTTGACAAAGTACTTCAGTTTTGGTTACCCCCTCGCTTGCTCTTATTGGGTGGGTTGGGCTTGCTTACTTGCCTGAGCCCTTTGCTTGGTTTGCCCTACTTTATTTACACTGCAGGGCTTTTTGCCTCGCTTATTTTGTTTTTGACCCTCGCTTTGCCTCGTAAGTTTAGAACCTATAAGACACTGTATGCTTTCCGCAAGTTGCCTTTGACCTTTTTCTCTATGCTTAAGGCATTGTTCAACTTTCGTAAAGGTTTCAAATCGTTTTTACCAACTCCTCACCAACATTCGCAAAAAAAGTAA